GGCGGGTGCGGCCGGCTCGAAGTAGGAGCCTTGCGGGAGCACGTCGAGGTCCTGGCGGGGGCGGGGGCCCGAGTGCGGTTGCTCGGGTTCGCGGAAGAGGTCCTCGGGTGTCATTCGCCCATCATAGGAAGCGCACTCTCCCGTCGTCCTCACCTGGTCGGTATCCGATTTCCGTCGATCCGCCCGGCCGGCCCGCGGCGGGCCGTCCCGCTGTCCGGTCTGCACCGTTTCGTGGTGGTCCGGCCCGGTGGGCGGGCGGCGGTCCGGGGTCTAGACCTCGCCGGGCAGTCGGGGCGGGCTGACCGTGGTGCGCGGGGCGCGGGGCTGCGAGGAGGCCCGGACGATCAGTTCGGTGGGCATCAGGGTGCCGGGCGGCGGGCCGGTGCCGGCGGTGCGGTAGCGCGGCGGGAACAGCCGGCCGGTGGCGGTGCCGGTGTCGGCGTCGACTCCTTCGATCGCGTCGATCAGCAGGTTGACCACGGTGGTGCCGATCCGACGGGGTTTCAGCGACAGCGTGGTGATGGGGGGTTCGGTGTTGGCGTACACGTCGGACTCGCTGCAGCACACCAGCAGCAGGTCGTCGGGGACGCGCAGCCCGTAGCGGCGGGCGGCGGCCAGCAGGTCGGTGCCGTTCGGGTCGAACAGGCCGTACACCGCGTCGGGGCGGTCGGGGCGGGCCAGCAGCCGGTCGGCGGCGACCGCCCCGGCGGCCGGGTCGTGCGCGGGGTAGGCCTCGTACACCGGCTCCTGGCCGACCCGGTCGCACCAGGCGAGGTACGCCTCGGTGGAGAGCCGGGTGTAGGTGTCGGTGGAGGTGCCGGTGAGCAGGCCGATCCGGCGGGCGCCGGCCTCGCTGAGGTGCTCCAGGATGTTCAGCACGGCGGCCTCGTGGTCGTTGTCGACCCAGGCGGTGACCGGGCAGTTGCCGGGCTTGCCGTCGGAGACCACCGGGACGCCGGACCGGTACAGCTCGGTGACCAGCGGGTCCTGATCGGGCGGGTCGATCACCACCGTGCCGTCCAGCGCGATGTTGCTCCACACGTCGTGCCGGGAGGAGGCGGGCAGCACCACCAGGGCGTAGCCGCGGCCGAGCGCGGCACTGGTGGCGGCCCGGGCCATCTCGGCGAAGTAGGCGAACTCGGTGAAGGTGAACGGCTCTTCGCCGTACGTGGTGACGGTCAGGCCGATCAGCCCCGACCGCCCGGTGCGCAGGGTGCGGGCGGCCGCGGACGGCCGGTACCCGAGGCGCTCGGCGACCTCGCGGACCCGGCTGCGGGTCTCGTCCGGGAGCCGGCCCTTGCCGTTCAGGGCGTCCGAGACGGTCGTGATGGACACGCCGGCGGCCGCCGCGACGTCCCGGATGCCGGCCCGCTCCAGGCGCCGGGACGCGGTGGCCCGTCGACCGTTCTGGTTGGCTGCTGCTGTCATGGCGGACCGATCGTATGGCGCGTGACGGCGTTCCGTGACCGGTTCGCTACAGAAGGTCGGAGATACGTTTCTTCCTGGACGCCTTGACCGGACGCCCGCCGGGGTCGGCGTTTTTCCGGCTCGGATACCTCTGACATGTGCCAAAGGAACCCGGCAGAATGGCCGAACTGCACCCGTAACCCGGACGAGCATCTCACCCGCACGGGTGAGGGCGGTCGGTATCGTTCGCAGCACCCGACCGGGGGCCGAACGAGGCCCACCGTCGAGGAACGAGAAACGGAGAACCCCGTGGTTCAGCGCGAACACGGCCCCCGCCTGCGGCCCAGCCTGGACGGCATCCCCAGCTACAAGCCCGGCAAGCCGGCCGGAGCCGACGCCTTCAAGCTGTCCTCCAACGAGAACCCCTACCCGCCGCTGCCCGGCGTGCTGGAGGCCGCGATCGCCGCCGCGGGCGACTTCAACCGCTACCCCGACATGGCGGTCAGCGGCCTGGTCACCGAACTCGCCGAGCGCTTCGGCGTCCCGGCCGAGCACGTCGCCACCGGCACCGGCTCGGTCGGCGTGGCCCAGTCCCTGGTGCTCTCCGCGGCGGGCCCCGGCGACGAGGTGGTCTTCGCCTGGCGCTCCTTCGAGGCGTACCCGATCATCACCCAGGTCGCCGGCGCCACCCCCGTGCCCGTCCCGCTCACCGCCGACGAGGCCCACGACCTCGACGCGATGCTCGCCGCGATCACCGACCGCACCCGGCTGGTCTTCGTCTGCAACCCCAACAACCCGACCGGCGCGGCCATCCACCGCGAGGAGCTGGTCCGCTTCCTGGACGCCGTCCCGGCGCACGTCCTGGTGGTGCTGGACGAGGCCTACCGCGAGTTCATCCGCGACGCCGACGTCCCGGACGGCGTCGAGCTGTACCGCGACCGCCCCAACGTCTGCGTGCTGCGCACCTTCTCCAAGGCGTACGGCCTGGCCGGCCTGCGGGTCGGCTTCGCGATCGCGCACGAGCCGGTCGCCGACGCGCTGCGCAAGACCGCCGTCCCGTTCGGCGTCAGCCAGCTCGCCCAGGACGCCGCGGTCGCCTCGCTGCGCGCCGAGCAGGCCCTGCTGGAGCGGGTCGAGGCCCTGGTCGCCGAGCGCGACCGGGTGAGCGCCGCGCTGCGCGCCCAGGGCTGGACGGTCGTCGACTCCCAGGCCAACTTCGTCTGGCTGCGCCTCGGCGGGCGCACCCTCGACTTCGCCGCCGCCTGCGCCGAGGCCGGCGTGGTGGTCCGCCCCTTCGCCGGCGAGGGCGTGCGGGTCTCGATCGGCGAGGTCGGGGGCAACGACCTCTTCCTGGCCGCCGCGGAGTCCTTCCGCAAGGAGTTCTGAGGCGGCGTCACCGGGCTGGGCGGGCGGCACGGTTGCCCGCCCCGTCCGGGTGGAAGGACTCCCGGCGGAGAGCTCACGCACCGCAGGGAGAGCCCGGATGACCCAGTACGACGCCGACCCGATCCCCACCGCCTGGTACAACATCCTGCCGGACCTGCCGGAGCCGGTCCCGCCGATGCTGCACCCCGGCACCAAGGAGCCGGTCACCGCCGAGGACCTCGCCCCGCTGTTCCCCGCCGAGCTCGTCGCCCAGGAGCTCGGCGGCCCGCGCGAGGTGGACGTCCCCGGCCCGGTCCTCGACCTGTACCGCCGCTTCCGCCCCGCGCCGCTGGTGCGCGCCGAGCGGCTGGAGCGCGCGCTGCGCACCCCCGCCCGGATCTACTACAAGTACGAGGGCGGCAACCCGACCGGCTCGCACAAGCTCAACACCGCGCTGGCGCAGGCGTACTACAACAAGGCGGCCGGGGTGACCAGCCTGGTCACCGAGACCGGCGCCGGGCAGTGGGGCAGCGCGCTGGGCCTGGCCTGCTCCTTCCTGGAGCTGGACTGCGAGGTCTTCATGGTCCGGGTCTCCTACGACCAGAAGCCCTACCGGCGGGCCCTGATGGAGACCTACGGCGCCGCGGTGCACGCCTCGCCCTCCGGGCTGACCGCCGCCGGGCGGGCCGCGCTGGAGGCCGACCCGGCGGCCACCGGCAGCCTGGGGCTGGCGATCTCCGAGGCGGTCGAGCGGGTCGCGGCCTCCGGCGGCCGGGCCAAGTACGCGCTCGGCTCGGTGCTGAACCACGTGCTGCTGCACCAGACGGTGATCGGGCGGGAGGCGCTGGCCCAGTTCGCCCGGATCGACGACTACCCGGACGTGGTGGTCGGCGCGGCCGGCGGCGGCTCCAACTTCGGCGGGCTGGCCTTCCCGTTCCTGGGCGAGCAGTTGGCGGGCGGCCGGGCGGTGCGGGCGGTCGCGGTGGAGCCCGCGTCCTGCCCCTCGCTGACCCGGGGCCGCTACGACTACGACTTCGGCGACAGCGCCGGCACCACCCCGCTGATGAAGATGCACACCCTGGGGCACGGCTTCACCCCGCCCGCGATCCACGCCGGCGGGCTGCGCTACCACGGCATGTCGCCGATCGTCAGCCACCTGAAGGAGCTGGGGCTGGTCGAGGCCGTCGCGGTGCCGCAGACCGCCTGCTTCGAGGCGGGCGTGGCGTTCGCCCGGGCGGAGGGGATCGTGCCCGCGCCGGAGTCCACCCACGCGGTGCGGGCGGCGATCGACGAGGCGCTGGCCTGCCGGGAGTCCGGCGAGTCGCGGGCGATCGTGTTCGCGCTGTCCGGGCACGGGCACTTCGACATGCAGGCGTACCTGGACCACTTCGCGGGGCGGCTCACCGACTGACCGCGGCTCACCGACCGACCGCGGCGCGCGGGCCGGCCGCGGCTCACCGACCGGCCGCGGCTCACCGACCGACCGCGGCGCGCCGGTCGGGCCGGGCGGCCGCGTGAAGCACTGACGGGACTTTGCTGGGAGGTTTCTGGGAGCGGGGTCAAGGGCTGGTGGTCGGCCGGTAGGCCGTCGGCCCCCGCGCGGTCGTTGCGCGGGCATTTGTCCGGATCGCAGGTCCCAGCGGGCGCCCAGGATTCGCACAGGGCGGCGCAAGAGCACCCGGCGATGCTTCTGCGCCATGAAGGTGCTTCCGCGACGGCGTGGGGCCGTCCTCGTCAACTCCGCGCTCGGCGTGGCCCTGCTCGGCGGGGCCGCGCTGGCGTACACCACCCTGGACAGCGGCAGCAGCAAGGCCGCGACCAGTTCCAAGGTCAGGACCGCCACGGTCGCCAAGGGCACGGTCCAGGCCACCGTGTCCGGATCGGGCACGCTGTTCTCACCGTCCGACGCCGGGCAGGACTTCACCACCGGCGGCAAGCTCACCGCGGTGAAGGTCGCGGTCGGCGACGCGGTGAAGAAGGGCCAGGTGCTCGCCACCGTCGACACCACCGCCGCCCAGCAGCAGGTCGACCAGGCGCAGTCCGCGCTGAACACGGCCGAGGCCAACCTGACCAAGGCCGAGGCCGGCGAGACGGTCACCACCACGGTGGCCGGCTCCTCCGGCGGCTCGTCCGGCTCCGGCCGCAGCGGCTCCTCCGGCGCGGGCGCCCAGAGCACCCCGCAGCCGACCACCACGACCACGGTCAAGGTCGACCAGGCCCAGGTCGCCTCCGCCCAGCAGCAGGTCGACAACGCCGAGACGACGCTCGCCAACGCCAAGGAGGCGCTGGCCGGGACGACGCTCACCGCGACCACCGACGGCACCGTCGCCTCGATCTCCAACAAGGTCGGCGACACCGTCTCCGGCACCGGCTCCGCCGGTTCGTCCTCCGGCGGCTCCTCCTCGTCGGGCACCAAGACCAGCACCGGCAGCACCGGTGCGAGCACCACCCCGTCCGGCTTCATCGTGCTGACCAACCCGTCCGGGATGGAGGTCACCGCGAACTTCTCCGAGCTGGACTCGCTCAAGCTGAAGAAGGGCCAGGCGGCCACCGTCACCCTGAACGCGCAGTCCGACACCAAGCTGGAGGCCACCGTGCTGTCGGTCTCCTCGCTGCCCTCCAGCTCCACCAACGGGGCCGTGCAGTACGGCGCGACGCTCCAGATCACCGGCGACACCGCCACCCTGCGCACCGGCCTGAGCGCCACCATCTCGGTGACCACCGGCTCCGCCGAGAACGCCCTGTCGGTGCCCACCGCGGCCCTCCAGGGCACCGGCTCCTCCCGCACCGCGACGGTGGTGCACGACGACGGCAGCACCGAGCGGGTGCAGGTCGCCGTCGGCATCGAGGGCGACAGCACCGTGCAGGTCACCGAGGGCCTCACCGAGGG
The window above is part of the Kitasatospora sp. NA04385 genome. Proteins encoded here:
- a CDS encoding LacI family DNA-binding transcriptional regulator — encoded protein: MTAAANQNGRRATASRRLERAGIRDVAAAAGVSITTVSDALNGKGRLPDETRSRVREVAERLGYRPSAAARTLRTGRSGLIGLTVTTYGEEPFTFTEFAYFAEMARAATSAALGRGYALVVLPASSRHDVWSNIALDGTVVIDPPDQDPLVTELYRSGVPVVSDGKPGNCPVTAWVDNDHEAAVLNILEHLSEAGARRIGLLTGTSTDTYTRLSTEAYLAWCDRVGQEPVYEAYPAHDPAAGAVAADRLLARPDRPDAVYGLFDPNGTDLLAAARRYGLRVPDDLLLVCCSESDVYANTEPPITTLSLKPRRIGTTVVNLLIDAIEGVDADTGTATGRLFPPRYRTAGTGPPPGTLMPTELIVRASSQPRAPRTTVSPPRLPGEV
- the hisC gene encoding histidinol-phosphate transaminase, with product MVQREHGPRLRPSLDGIPSYKPGKPAGADAFKLSSNENPYPPLPGVLEAAIAAAGDFNRYPDMAVSGLVTELAERFGVPAEHVATGTGSVGVAQSLVLSAAGPGDEVVFAWRSFEAYPIITQVAGATPVPVPLTADEAHDLDAMLAAITDRTRLVFVCNPNNPTGAAIHREELVRFLDAVPAHVLVVLDEAYREFIRDADVPDGVELYRDRPNVCVLRTFSKAYGLAGLRVGFAIAHEPVADALRKTAVPFGVSQLAQDAAVASLRAEQALLERVEALVAERDRVSAALRAQGWTVVDSQANFVWLRLGGRTLDFAAACAEAGVVVRPFAGEGVRVSIGEVGGNDLFLAAAESFRKEF
- a CDS encoding TrpB-like pyridoxal phosphate-dependent enzyme, whose amino-acid sequence is MTQYDADPIPTAWYNILPDLPEPVPPMLHPGTKEPVTAEDLAPLFPAELVAQELGGPREVDVPGPVLDLYRRFRPAPLVRAERLERALRTPARIYYKYEGGNPTGSHKLNTALAQAYYNKAAGVTSLVTETGAGQWGSALGLACSFLELDCEVFMVRVSYDQKPYRRALMETYGAAVHASPSGLTAAGRAALEADPAATGSLGLAISEAVERVAASGGRAKYALGSVLNHVLLHQTVIGREALAQFARIDDYPDVVVGAAGGGSNFGGLAFPFLGEQLAGGRAVRAVAVEPASCPSLTRGRYDYDFGDSAGTTPLMKMHTLGHGFTPPAIHAGGLRYHGMSPIVSHLKELGLVEAVAVPQTACFEAGVAFARAEGIVPAPESTHAVRAAIDEALACRESGESRAIVFALSGHGHFDMQAYLDHFAGRLTD
- a CDS encoding efflux RND transporter periplasmic adaptor subunit; this encodes MKVLPRRRGAVLVNSALGVALLGGAALAYTTLDSGSSKAATSSKVRTATVAKGTVQATVSGSGTLFSPSDAGQDFTTGGKLTAVKVAVGDAVKKGQVLATVDTTAAQQQVDQAQSALNTAEANLTKAEAGETVTTTVAGSSGGSSGSGRSGSSGAGAQSTPQPTTTTTVKVDQAQVASAQQQVDNAETTLANAKEALAGTTLTATTDGTVASISNKVGDTVSGTGSAGSSSGGSSSSGTKTSTGSTGASTTPSGFIVLTNPSGMEVTANFSELDSLKLKKGQAATVTLNAQSDTKLEATVLSVSSLPSSSTNGAVQYGATLQITGDTATLRTGLSATISVTTGSAENALSVPTAALQGTGSSRTATVVHDDGSTERVQVAVGIEGDSTVQVTEGLTEGEKVELTSTTAGTGNGFPSGQFPGAGGAAGGFGGTGGFGGGTRSGGGAGGTR